CATTAGCTATaaccagactccgcaacaatcaatcgatcgacatgattgattcctatataggttaaagagttactttattaggcagcctttaacctagataggaatcaatcatgccgatccgattgattgttgcggagtctggctATAACAaccagagatgtcaacaagcaagtcaagctggcttgattcttatcgattgcagatcacagaccattctctgggacgtgccactgtgcacgagcctctatattgtctgtgatctgcaatcgataagaatcaagccagcttgacttgcttgttgacatctctgaTAACAACGTAAGGGTTCTAAGTACGAGCAAATTCATGACATGAGTACACACTCAGAGTGATGAAGTCATGCGTTAGAGGCCGTTCTAACATTCTCAGGCAAACATCGACAACTTGCTGTTCGCTGCTTGGCCAGTTCCTGAGATCAACAACATTACCCTGCGTCTCTCCGTAGACGGCACTCTACAATCATCGTTTGACCTTGTAAAAAGCGGTCAATCTTCCTATATATCCGACGCTAAGGCAGAAAACGATGATGCTGATCCCGAGGAATTAAGCTTCACATATACCTTTACCCAACGAACAAGGCTTATTGGAAATTCGAAGGCAGTGCTTTATATGTCCTGTCCAGATCACAGCGATCTTGATGTGTTTCTGATACTTCGCAAAGTCGATAAGGATGGCCGCGTCCTTCGCCATATCAACATACCATTCGCCGAGCTTAAGGCCGTAGGTGGTGATGGTATTGAGGGTGTCGAGGACCCTCTTAATCTTCCTCGTCTTAACGCTGTGCAGTACGTAGGGCCATCGGGTATCTTGCGTGCTAGCCACCGGGAGATCGACGCCAGCATATCGAAGCATAACTTTCCGCATCACAAGCACACGAATGAAGAGAAGATACAGCCTGGTcagcacagtccgcaacaatcaattaagtgggtcctagaaggttcagattggattgattgattaccgctttaagcctagtagttacctataggagtttaagccctacctagataggtaagtgggtctaggagagtgaccggattgaattgattgttgcggagtctacaGGCATGTCAAGCATAGCCATGAGGTCAGTGACGCGTATCCATTCGTCTAGCCATTTGTCCACGCTTGTGTTGCGCGGTTTAGGTGATCGTAGAGCGTCGTATTTCACCCTAAGCTCTCTTCTTCGGGTAGGGTCGGATGGGGCTATGTGGGCTCTGAGCTTGGCTAGTCGTGCGTGTGCAGTTGCGTCATTCTGGATGAGAGGAATCAAAGAAGTGGAGATTGTTGATGCCACGTCAGTGCAGATCTCCTTGAGAGCTTTGTCTTTCTGGTGCCACTCCTTGTACTTCCATTCCCACTCGCTGAGCTTCATTCGCTGTACTTGAAGAACTTCGGCCGTAAGGTCTCCATCTGGGAGTATAGGGCGTTCAGGTTTTGGCGTAAGAGTGGGTGGTGTAGAGACTGCTGGATTACAGTACTCCCATACTCCATGTGACACTGCCTTATCCTTGTGTTGAAAGAGCCAAAGGGACCAGTCCTCTGGTTTTGTCAGGATGACAACGGTCTTAGTAGACCTCTGGGTTTCAACTGATGCCATTCTAGATAGCAGAGTATCGCAAAGTTGGGATAGGTTGTCGGGAGATAGATGCCAAAGAGATGGCAGTTGAGTGAACTTCAGTGGTTAAAAGATTGCAGTAGGCAAATCCGGGCTCATAACTCTCACGTATGTGATATGGAAGAAGAGATGAAGGACTGAGTTGATTGTATAGCTATGAACGAGGGAAGCTATATATATGTGAGGAATGAGAGAGTGTAGGGATAGCCCTGCTAGCGTGCAACATAGTCCGAACGACGCTTAGACCATCCGCATAGTCCATAGGCAGAAGGTTATTCCAAGCCGCTCTCCAAATAACCTTCAGCACGAGATAGCTTGTAGTGCTTTTCCCCATCGAATACAACTCCATTATACCTGTGCGATTGCTCCCTGAGCGTAGCCCCTTACAGAATCTCGTTCTACTAGCTCTAGCTTTACAATCAGGAGGCTGCACGAGCTTAGAGTAGAATGTGTTTCTTTCGATGGTTTTGACTATTTTCCGATGAAAAATGACGCGTTTCGACCAGTTTTTGTTTTGTGATGTGTTTGTTGAGTAAACAGGAATTAACATACCGGATTCAGGACCACTTTACAGTGGACGGTGCCGCCAAGATTACCGTATACAGGAAAATTAAGGGTTTTTGTGGCAGTCGCGAGGGAGAAAACTAGGCTTCCCGTCCGCTCAGCCATATATAAGCAGTGTACCGGCGGATTAGTAGTTAGGTGGATGACCACTAGCGAATCCCCGCTGTTGTATGTTTGTAACTTTCTCGTTTCTTTTTAGGCTAGAATAAGATGCATAAGATACAAGGTAAACAAGTATCTTATTCTTGTCTTGTTTCTATTCCTTACTAGGAAATAGATTGAGAAATAGGGAATGAGTATGTGTATAATCGTATCTGTGAATAACACCTAGTCCTTGACCTAAACCTAAACCTACGCCCGTACCACCATCTATCTATAACCCACGTAGAAGAAAAAAAGAAAACTGTAGTCATTATAATCGTAACCTTGTCATGCTCCTCTGTCCTTGCTACTATCGTTTATTCATTCATGCATTCATTCGGGTATAATCGCCTTTTCATATCCTCCTACTCCTGGCCCTTCTCTTCCATCAATCATCGCCATCATCATCTCTTCcccatcttcatcttcattCCACCCTACAAAACAAATCACCCACAGCCCAAACACTAATTCCCGTAATCGTCGTTATAATCGCTGTCGTCCTGCCATCCCGCCGTGTCATCATCCGAACCTGCCGACTCTACGTTGTTGCGCAACAACAACATTCCAAACCGGCTTCTAATAGTAAGGAATAGGCTGTCCGAGTGGATACCTAAAAACACGGGATTGAAAATCGTAAGTGAGTGCCAAAAAGAAAAAACACCTGACAAACACCTTTATAAAATAAAACCCGACAAAAGCAATTTGAAAGGAAAACAAAATGTCTAAAAAGACTCAATTGAAGAAAGCGACAACCTCTTCCTTTTCTCCACACCTAACCTCTTCCACATGCCCAAATGCTCAATCCCTTCTTCCACCCAATGCGGCTCAGCAGCAATCTCCACGCGCTCCCCGTCTTCCGACAGCAATTCCTCGTGGAACCCATGCTTCTCCCACATGCCGCGTAAAGGGGCTTGAGCGTGGACCATGACGAGACCCTGCCAGGTGATTTCTTTTTCCTTGTTGATGCCGAGCATTTGGGCGAGTTCGAGGGCGGTGGGGGAGGGCGGCCGGTAGATGAGGCCGGCGTGCGTGGTGGCGTAGTCGAGGGCGGCGTTGATGAGGAGTTTGGCGAGGCCGAGGTTACGGTAGGGGGCGCGGACTGCGAGGCGGCCGAGCTTGATGTAGGGTTCAGTGGGGTGGTGGTGTTCATCGGAGGCTGGGGGGTCGGCGTCGGCGTGCTTGTCGTCGATGTATTTGTTTCGGCCGTGGGGCGGGGGGATCAGTCGGATGGTAGCGACAGGCACGCGTGTAGCGGTTGCAGAAGCGCGGCGAACGTCATCAGCAGGCGTGTTTCCAGAGTCGGAGCGACGCAGTGTTTTGGGTGGCGAGGTCGTGTGTGTAGCTACAGACGCATAGGCAACCCAGTGCCAACTGCGGGCGTCGTCTTGGTCGAATTCGGCTTCCAACGGTACGCCCTGTTCACCGTAGACTTCCTCGCGAACCGTCATAGCGTCGGCAAAGTTTTGTGGTACGTGGATCGTCTGCATGCTGCAGGGGAGCCGGTTGTCGTAGCCGTCAAGCGCTGACTTGAGCGGACATACCGTGTTGACGAACTCGGTACCGGGGTTTGCGTTGTTGAGCAAAGGGGCGCTATTGGGCGAACCGAAGCCGCCTTTGAGTACGCTGGTCATGGCGGTTGTGTATGCGGCGAGAAACGTgggtggtgatggtgatggtggtAGTTCTTGTATATAGTTGTCAAAGGGAAGGGCAGTACTTGCGGCTATATTGCGTGGcagtcgtcgtcgtcgtcgaaCAGCGGGAATCCTGGCAAAACCCTGCATCCGACACAAGCGCCATGCACAGGCTATAAGAAGCACACACACTGACGGCGCAATCCTCGATATCAGCGCACGACGTGCTGTCTGTAGTTTCAGGCGCTCAGGGACCCAAGTCGAAGCCTACGCTCATCGCAGTAGTCCACCTGGAGATCGCGTAGACGAGCGAGTGAGGTCAAAGGGAGCCAACTCATGCCACCCCACTGAGGTTAAGAGATGATGTCACAAAGTCGGGGCTAAGCTGGGGCCACAACGGTACTAGGCCCGATAGCCAATCAGACGACGACGTGCTCTCGGCGTCAGAGTACTGGTATGCGCAATAGTCTGCTGTTTGTGGCCATGACCGACTGTTTGCTGATCCTATCGACGCATTGCCACGATAATAGTGGTCTGACGATAGGATTGATACATCAAAGTAGCCGTATTACCGACAAAGGACGCGGTATAACCCGCTTACTCGTCCTCGTACAATCCATCGTTCGCATAACATCACAAGCCACTACACAGACAAGAAACCTCGATGTGCATCATCGGTCACCAACTAATTTCATACAGATACCACCAATCGTTACAGACGCCGTGCAAAAGAAAACAACACCCACACCCGATTACACATGCTTACAACCTTGGCCGCTCCTCCATGCCATCAGCGATGCCTCTACTGATCCAGTCGCTAATGGCCATGTTGGTAACCATGGGATTGACCCCACTTGCGCTAGGAAACACACTGGCGTCGGCCACGTACAGACCCTCTGTGCCCCAGACTTTGCCGTGGGGATCTACGACGCCGTCCTTGGACCGCGCACTCATGCGGCACGTACCCATCTGATGCGCAGACACAAACATGCTTTCGGGTGATGGGAAGCCTCGTGCCCTGACCTCTGTGAGCCAGGCTTGGAAGGCTGCGTCGTTGATACCGTCGCCTGGTGGGGTAGATGGGCTGCGGATGAAGGGCTTCATGCCTGGTATAAATGTGAAAATCTCTTGTGCGCCTTCGACATACTGGATCTTGGCTAGTGCAATGACACCCTCCATCATACTGTGCTTGTCGAACTTGCTGGGGTGGTACTGGAAACGCACTCGTCCATCTACGGGATCGGGATACACTCTGCCTGTATCGCGATCTCGCGCAATCGAAATGTAGCCCACCGAGTTCCTCAGTCGAGCAGAATCGAGCTTGTACTGCAACCCACTCCTCCAGTCAACCCACATGAGACACGACGAAGGGACCATGTTTGTGGCTTCTAGCTTGACGCCGTGGCCTTTGCCGTCGAGATTCTCATACTCACTACACACAGCCGTCAAGATGCCGCCCTCCCACGGCTTGATATCTTCATTGTGATAAGCACCTAGGAAAGTGACAGGATGCACATAGAGATTACGGCCTATCTGCGGGTTCTTGAGACCAGAGCGAAGAAGCAAAAGCGGTGACTGCATAGTGCCTGCTGAGACGATGACGCGCTTGGCTTGAATGCAGACACGGCGGCGCGTTAGAGGGGCACCACTGACACCGCCGTTGATGTCGCGGGACGTCCAGGTGCCCAACACGCCTGTCGCTACCTGCTTGCCGTCCTGCTTAGTGAAGATTATTTTTTCAGCGTGGAAGCCCTCGATGAATTTGGCGCCGGCGCGAGCAGCATCGGGCAACCAGGACACTACCGGGCCTTGCTTCTCACAGGAACCGCAGCCAAAGCTGCAGAAGCCGCAGTAGTGCTGGTTTCCTCCGGTGTTTTGCGGAACGGCCTTGTTAGTCCAGCCGAGCTTCCTGGCCCCCTCCAACAACATTTCGTTGCAACGATTGTGCTTGATGTGCTCGGTCGAAACGCCCATTCGACCGCACACACGATCTAGCGAATTCTGGAATTCTGCAGAGGTGAAAAACGGTAGATCCCGTGCTGCCCATTCGCGACGGACGTAGCCTTGGGTCTGTAGAGAAGCAGACCAATTGACAGTGCCTCCACCGCCCCATGTCTCAGCCGCTACAATGGTCATTGTAGAGTCGTCCGATGACAAGAACGAGCCGCTCATGAAGAGATGATGCCAGCCATCGACCTCGATCATGGGGAAATGGTCGGGTGTCCAATGGTACGACTTTTCCACGATCAAGACACGATGTCCGGCTTCCGCCAGATTCTTGGCGCACACACCGCCTCCACAACCACTGCCCACGACGATCACGTCCGTCTCGATTATTTCTGGCATGTCACCTGGGGGTATTTGTATGAATTCATAGTCGTAGCCCTTGTCAGGTTTCATTCCAATGGGCACACGCGGGATACCCATGACGCGTCGCAGTGGAAGGGACGTCTTGATCCAGGCTTGCTTAGTAAGTATGGTGAGTGAACGGCGGATTTGGCGGATCACTCCCAGGCGCGCAGTAGCCCAGCCATTGAGAATCGACTCCCTAATGTGAAGCGGCTGCTCGCTGATGGGTGTGACATGGCCGGTCAAGAACAAAGAGCCAGCTCTGGTGTTGAGGACATTGAGTATCATGCATAGGTCTTTCTTCTGGCTCTGAGGCAGATACATTGCAAAGACCCTCTGCATCTCGGCGCGAAACGCCGGGTCCCGACTGGCATAATCTTCCAAGTACTCTTTGACGGCCGTCTCAGCGTCTGGGTCATTCGCGGGCGTACGCGCCTTCAGGGTGCCGACGGCGGTCGAGTAGTCGGTGTCGGTAACAGCGACTTCGGTATGCACCTTGGCAGTGGACATGGGCTTGATGGCCGGAATCACTACATCTGCGATAGCAAAAAACGTCGCCCATTGTGCCGGCGTTAGCGGATCCTCAGATGGCAGCGGAGGTAGAGGTGTGGCCTTGGGCGAAACGGGTTCGGTATGCAGCGGTTCTGACATTTTGCCACGTAGATTGCGTCTTCAGGGATAGCCTTGGTGACGAGCGTGCACTCCCAAAGGGTCTTGATTTTGGAACGGCGGGTCTTGCTACTAGAGATGCAGGTGCAGGTGTCTTTTACTGTGTATACGTACGGTGTCAAGACAGCTGCACAGTGAAAAGGGGTGGGTTTCCCCGCCTGTCAGCCGTGGTTGTTGTTATCCATACGGGGCGAACCTCGGTTCACTGACCAaggcaaacaaacaaacttCGACCAGCGTGAGAGGAGGCTTGGACTGTCGGAAGAACAGAATCGCATTGCCATTGCCATCGGTGTGCGCGACGTGCCGACCATATCACACAGCTGCTAGTGATGGGTTGAATGGAACCGTGATGTTTGTCGGCCGAGCGAGCACGGGCTAGACAAGGCGAAATGGAAACAGCACAAAGCCGCGGCTTTAAGCACGCCACCCAGGCCGTCGAGGTGAAACTCGTCATGCGCAAGTTTGCAACCACCGCCCGAGGTTCAGGCGAACATCGTGAGGTTGTGGAGCGGCCATGGCCGACGGCGCATTAAGCGTGAGGCAACCCCTACCCATAGTCGACTATCGACTAGCTGGCGACCGGCCGAACGAGGCATTGGGTGGAGCGCAATCTACTGGGTATTGCATGCGCGTCGTTCTCCACGTCTCCAAATCCATCTCAATCTCAATCTGGCGGGTGGGTGCTGGCGGCAACAATACTGGATACTGTCACGGTGTTTTGTGGCAACAGCCCCGCCAGTTGGAGGCAGCCCGCCTCGCCGCATCTGCGCGGACTCGAGCGCGAGTGTGAGTGCAAGTGCAGAGTGGGCGCCTCGCGCGGCCAAGCTGCCCACGCTGCACGCTGCACGCTGCACGCTGCACCATGCAACGCGGCCTATGCTGTCAATCAACGGCTGCTATTGATGGAGGAGAATACGAGCAATGAAGCCATCTGTGTGGTCTCTACATCATAACCCCATTTTCAAACTTTGCGCTTTTCCGCACGAGGTCAAGGTCAAGGTTCCGTCACCAGGCATGGCCCTTCCACTTTGGCCTCGCTCTCATTGGTCAGAGATAAGGCAAGCCCCAAACGGGAAGGGTGGGCCCAACGTCTCTCTCACTCCAGGGCAGGCGCAACACACACACGACACCGCAGAGGAAGGCGCGCTGCCGTCACGGGATGGAGAGACCAAGGGGAATTTGCGGGGACATGTAGCTAGTCGTTTATCCGCTGCCTCACCTCCTTTAGGCTGTTTGTGGTTGAGAGAAGCTGCGACGGACATGTGCGCGCTGTTACAATTTTCATCTTCATAATCGCCGGTCGTAGCCCGATGATACCCTGTCCTTCACTCGGCTGCCAAGCGTGCAGGCATACCCCATCGAGCCGCCGCCGCCCATCCGTCAGTTCGCTGCTGGTAATTATTGCCAGAACCGCTTGCTTGCCTTGACTTAATTCACCCTGCCCCCAGAGCCTCACCCCGGGTCTTCCTCCACACTTGGGCGCCACTTGCTGCTTTCTTATTCCCAACCTTGCCCTCTCAACTGCCATCACACTGCCATCACCACACTCTATCCTCATACGACCATCGTGGCCATGCGCTGCTAATTCCCCCGTCCCCCGCGTCCGCTGTATCACCACTTCCCGTGCTCTTATCGCCTGCACGTCAGCTACCAATTGACTTTTGCCCAAAAAGTCAGCACCTATAGACGGAGCCGCATCCCGTTGCGTCTACCACTGCCACTTGGCCCGACTATTGTCGCACTGCTGCAGAGGCACTGATTGCGTTCCGGTCCGCTAGGGCTGTAGTTGGACACTTCCATTCCTGGGAACTATCGCACCAATACCATCAGGCCACTTTCACCGCTCACCAGTCCTTATCAGTCACCTCCAACCAGGAGACGTTTCTGATTTCAAGTTTGCGACCAAACACGACTCCCTAAGCTCCATCACCTCGACTAGCCACCATGGCCACGACCTTCTCTACGGTGACGGCCATTCCGCAACAGCACCAGCACGCACCCTACCAGCACCATGCATACCGTAAGTCGACCCAGTCGCAGTACTCGCCCACCAATTCTGGCATGATGAACCCTCCCGCCAACATTTCGCCCACATCCCCGCGCAACACGCAGCTGCCCCTCGGCCGCCATCAGGGCATATACCAGCCCAGGACCGCCATCGGCATCCCCGCTGCCCTGCGCAGGACTGAGAAGCCCGCCAACAAGTCCCCGCCAAAGGCCGACTCGGCCCTCAGCTCTCCCAACCACGCGTGGTCTGTCGGCGGCACTTACGCCTGGAACGCGAGTGAAAGTAGCGCGACGACCATCTCTCAAGTCGGCAACGAGGACATGAAGAGCCTATACAACGACGAACCATTGTCACCCGTGTCCGGCCCAATCACACGCAACCACTGGCAGGTACGTTATTAGACTTTTCTTCATTTGTTACCACGTCCACGTTAGCTCTGCCCACCTTCCCTTGTCGCGTGCCTCAGTTGGGGCATGTTACGTACATGGTCCGAGTGTGGGTCCTGCTAGCGCCGCGCTGGTCTGGTTTCCCGCTGTCTGCACCGTCTGCAAGGCCGACACGCCGAGCGGCGGGTGTACTGAATCTCAACAAGTGCAAGCCAGACTGCGGCAAGATGCGACGATCGTTGCTCTCGCAACCTGTCCAATGTCGCAATCGCTTCGGATCATTTCTTGCTCCTGCAGCGTGCAGCTCGGCTTGCGTCGCATCATGACATGGCTCAGCTCTCATCCCACCCCGCGCTAGTGCCTTCACCTGGTCCAGGGTCTGCTATAAGCTAGCCAAGCACTTGTCGCGTATTCGTGTTCCAGACCAATCGTACTAACAAACTGTTCAGGCTGACGGATCCACTCCGGTATGTACGGCGCAGTCATGCCAGCAGCCCTTTACTCTCTTCCAGCGTCGCCACCATTGCCGCAAGTGTGGCGGTATCTTTTGCTGGCAACACTCCCGCAACCAGGTCCGTCTTGACGAGCTTGCACTCTTCCATCCAGAGGGCCATTGGCATCGCGCTTGCGACCGTTGCCATAGTTCTTTCCGCGAGTGGGAGCACCTGAGGTCTCGTGGCAGCATGAGCAGTCACAGCTCGGGTGACAACGCCCCTGCCTCAGCAAAGTCCATCGAGGCCCCTGCTCCTGCGAAGCGAGTGGAGAACAACCGCGTGGGTAGCCTCGCACAGAGCCTCCAGGGCACTTGGAACTGGAGCACTTTCTGAGCACTGTCCGCACCCCCCCGAGTCTCCACACCTTTTGCACGGATGCACTCTTAGTCCTGACGGGCCTCCTCTTCATGATATCCGGAACCACGACTACTTTTAGCGTGGTATCCATTCTCTTTTACCTCCTCTGATGGAGCATCTGCATACTGCATCTCACCGGCGTTTGTTTTCCTGGCATGGTCTCCGTCTTTGTTGCGATTCAGCGTTTTCCTTTGCCTATGTGTGGCGTAGTCATAGAGAGCAGTCCCTGCCGGCGCCGAGGTAAACTGCATTACGGCCGATTCGATTTCCAGACTAATGATTGCCGATTCGATACCTGCTAGACGGCTGATGGATGGATCGAAGATGATGGCGATGACGAGGTGGATGTCGGAGGCATGGTCGAAATGACCTGGCGTTTGTTTTCCTGGTTGCAGCTTCAACTGGCATTGTGGGTTTGTTAATGCGTGTATTGTTCTACAGGTCAGACGGCGTAATAAGTAGCAGAGCCTCGACAAGAGTTGATGATTGATAGTTTCAGTTGAAATGAATATTGGTAAAGTCTGAAAGTATGAAACTAAGATGCGAGGCAAGGTGACTGAGATTGATATGTCGGTGAGGTACCAAGTGTAGATGCAATGTCGTACCCTGATGGCGTGACGGGCGCGCCATGGCTAGCGTACAGGGCAGCATGCGACCTTGGAGAGAATGATATTGTCCACAACAGCAGACGGTAAAGGTACGCGGCACGACCGGAAGCAAAATAAGAGATCAAGGAGGAGCAGGTAGCAGGTTTTATGGCAGAGGATGAAAAAAGCATGATGCGGCGTTTTTGTCTCGGAAGCCGGAAAGCCTCGGGCGTCGGTGTATGACTGTCATCACGCAAGAAAGATGGGGTCAAGATGTATATCTGTAACAGCGGATGCGCCGGGTGAGCAGCTTGATGAAGCTTGTCTACGAGTATGACTGTTCCTGACGCTTAGGCCAGAGAAAGTCGTTGGGTGAATACCCATCTCGGAGAAATGGCCCACTCCGATTGGTTGGTACCTTTTGCGGAGTGGAGTTGGGGGCATGTCGTTTTTTCAGCGTGCGAGCTCACCATAACGCACGACCCCGTCCTTGAGCGATCCCAGGAACCAGAACTGTGGGATATTATAGGTACAGTAGGTAGCTTGTCTTGCATATATTGCAAGTCGACGTCATACGTGCACTTTTGTTCAAAGCGTTTGGGGGCGCAATCGCCCCCGCGAAAGTCGGCCGACTACCGAGACGATATTTTGCCATGATGGCGACCGAGACGACGTTGGCGGAGCGGGGGGAGAGTGTCGGGGTGATAGAGAGTCATGGTGTGGCACAAGAGAATGGGAAGAGGAGGAAACTCCATGGGCGCGCCTTCTATGAGAGCATCGGGAGTCCGAAGCTCGTGCTTGCGCCCATGGTGGAGCAGTCTGAGTTCGTATGTCTCGTCACACCTTGGTAAACGCCCAAGTCGAGGTCGCGGCTAACAGTGTCGTGAACAGGCATGGCGACTGCTCTCGCGCTCCTTCCTCCCAGAGTCTCAGCAAAAGAACCTCCTAGCGTATACCCCAATGTTCCATTCGAAAATGTTCGGCGAAAAGAGCAATTATCGCGACGCCCACTTTCAGCCCCTCAAGTCGACCGTTCCTTCCCCCATCGACGACTACCACTTATCCCAGCTGCGCGATTCGGATAGACACCTGGACGGTAACCCAGTCTTCGACAGACCCCTTACTGTGCAATTCTGCTCAAACGACCCCGACGACTTTCTGCGAGCGGCTAAACATGTGGCGCCCTTTTGCGACGCGGTGGATCTGAACTTGGGCTGTCCGCAAGGTATTGCGAAACGAGGAAAATATGGCGCATTCCTACAAGAGGACTGGGATCTCATCTCGAGGATGATCCGTAAGTTGCATGAAGAGCTGGACGTACCTGTAACCGCCAAGATGCGAGTTCTTGAGACACCAGAGAAGACACTGGCATATGCCAAGACGCTCTTGGATGCCGGCGCCAGTATCATCACTGTACACGGGCGACGGAGAGAACAAAAAGGTCATAATACCGGGTTGGCGGACTGGAAAATGATCCGCCACCTGCGTGAAAACCTGCCCAAAGAGACGGTCATCTTCGCAAACGGGAATATCCTGCAGCACGAAGATATTGCCAAGTGTCTAGAGGCGACAGGAGCAGATGGTGTCATGAGCGCCGAGGGAAACCTCTACGATCCCACCATCTTCGCcccaccgccgccgccggGCCAAGAAGGACGTGAGTATTGGCGCGGTCGGGATGGCAAAGGGGGATACAGGATGGACGCCGTCATGCGCCGATACATGGATATCATCCACAGATACGCACTAGGCCAGGAACCCCCTTCACGGAAACCTCTCTGGATGCCGGGAGACATCGAAGAGCCTGCATCGCAAACGCATGGCAAGCCAGAAGACGcagaagacgacgacgaaggCCCCCCAAAAAAGAAAAGGAAGCAAATGTCTAAATCggaaaagaagaaggaagCTTCAAACCCTAATCTCACAGCCATGCAAGCACAcctcttccatctcctccGTCCACTAGTTGCCGAACACCACAACGTGCGCGATGCACTGGCACGCTCACGAACCGCCGATATCGACGCTTTTGAAAACGTACTCACTCTCGTGGAAAAGGCCGTCAAAGAAGGAATTCAAAAATACGAATTCGAACACGCAGACGTCACGCCATCTGTATCTGAGCCCGAAGAACCACCAACAGAGCCCCTCGACCCATACGAATCCTCGCTAGCGACCGTCGCACGCGTCAAGCGCCCATACTGGGTATGCCAACCGTATGTTCGCCCACTGCCCAAGGAAGCTATTGAAAAGGGGAGCATGACGATGAGtaagaaggagaagaagaggttgGGGCTCGAGGCTGAAcagaaggcgaagaagagtGAGGGGGAGGTTGAGGATGTGGGACTTGTGCCTGGGGGACGGGTGGAAGAGAGGGTCGCGAGGGATGGGGAGGTTGTTGAGGAGCCGAGGGATGGGGTGGTTTGTGGGTAGGT
The sequence above is a segment of the Pyrenophora tritici-repentis strain M4 chromosome 3, whole genome shotgun sequence genome. Coding sequences within it:
- a CDS encoding Periplasmic protein TonB encodes the protein MTSVLKGGFGSPNSAPLLNNANPGTEFVNTVCPLKSALDGYDNRLPCSMQTIHVPQNFADAMTVREEVYGEQGVPLEAEFDQDDARSWHWVAYASVATHTTSPPKTLRRSDSGNTPADDVRRASATATRVPVATIRLIPPPHGRNKYIDDKHADADPPASDEHHHPTEPYIKLGRLAVRAPYRNLGLAKLLINAALDYATTHAGLIYRPPSPTALELAQMLGINKEKEITWQGLVMVHAQAPLRGMWEKHGFHEELLSEDGERVEIAAEPHWVEEGIEHLGMWKRLGVEKRKRLSLSSIESF
- a CDS encoding GMC-oxred-N multi-domain protein produces the protein MSEPLHTEPVSPKATPLPPLPSEDPLTPAQWATFFAIADVVIPAIKPMSTAKVHTEVAVTDTDYSTAVGTLKARTPANDPDAETAVKEYLEDYASRDPAFRAEMQRVFAMYLPQSQKKDLCMILNVLNTRAGSLFLTGHVTPISEQPLHIRESILNGWATARLGVIRQIRRSLTILTKQAWIKTSLPLRRVMGIPRVPIGMKPDKGYDYEFIQIPPGDMPEIIETDVIVVGSGCGGGVCAKNLAEAGHRVLIVEKSYHWTPDHFPMIEVDGWHHLFMSGSFLSSDDSTMTIVAAETWGGGGTVNWSASLQTQGYVRREWAARDLPFFTSAEFQNSLDRVCGRMGVSTEHIKHNRCNEMLLEGARKLGWTNKAVPQNTGGNQHYCGFCSFGCGSCEKQGPVVSWLPDAARAGAKFIEGFHAEKIIFTKQDGKQVATGVLGTWTSRDINGGVSGAPLTRRRVCIQAKRVIVSAGTMQSPLLLLRSGLKNPQIGRNLYVHPVTFLGAYHNEDIKPWEGGILTAVCSEYENLDGKGHGVKLEATNMVPSSCLMWVDWRSGLQYKLDSARLRNSVGYISIARDRDTGRVYPDPVDGRVRFQYHPSKFDKHSMMEGVIALAKIQYVEGAQEIFTFIPGMKPFIRSPSTPPGDGINDAAFQAWLTEVRARGFPSPESMFVSAHQMGTCRMSARSKDGVVDPHGKVWGTEGLYVADASVFPSASGVNPMVTNMAISDWISRGIADGMEERPRL
- a CDS encoding FYVE multi-domain protein codes for the protein MNPPANISPTSPRNTQLPLGRHQGIYQPRTAIGIPAALRRTEKPANKSPPKADSALSSPNHAWSVGGTYAWNASESSATTISQVGNEDMKSLYNDEPLSPVSGPITRNHWQADGSTPVCTAQSCQQPFTLFQRRHHCRKCGGIFCWQHSRNQVRLDELALFHPEGHWHRACDRCHSSFREWEHLRSRGSMSSHSSGDNAPASAKSIEAPAPAKRVENNRVGSLAQSLQGTWNWSTF
- a CDS encoding tRNA-dihydrouridine synthase — its product is MATETTLAERGESVGVIESHGVAQENGKRRKLHGRAFYESIGSPKLVLAPMVEQSEFAWRLLSRSFLPESQQKNLLAYTPMFHSKMFGEKSNYRDAHFQPLKSTVPSPIDDYHLSQLRDSDRHLDGNPVFDRPLTVQFCSNDPDDFLRAAKHVAPFCDAVDLNLGCPQGIAKRGKYGAFLQEDWDLISRMIRKLHEELDVPVTAKMRVLETPEKTLAYAKTLLDAGASIITVHGRRREQKGHNTGLADWKMIRHLRENLPKETVIFANGNILQHEDIAKCLEATGADGVMSAEGNLYDPTIFAPPPPPGQEGREYWRGRDGKGGYRMDAVMRRYMDIIHRYALGQEPPSRKPLWMPGDIEEPASQTHGKPEDAEDDDEGPPKKKRKQMSKSEKKKEASNPNLTAMQAHLFHLLRPLVAEHHNVRDALARSRTADIDAFENVLTLVEKAVKEGIQKYEFEHADVTPSVSEPEEPPTEPLDPYESSLATVARVKRPYWVCQPYVRPLPKEAIEKGSMTMSKKEKKRLGLEAEQKAKKSEGEVEDVGLVPGGRVEERVARDGEVVEEPRDGVVCG